One window from the genome of Toxotes jaculatrix isolate fToxJac2 chromosome 17, fToxJac2.pri, whole genome shotgun sequence encodes:
- the uggt1 gene encoding UDP-glucose:glycoprotein glucosyltransferase 1, which translates to MDAGSYGAGFGVGLRMWLLWVLLLSLLSAVSGGADSKAVTTTLTTKWADTPLLLEASEFLAEESQEKFWDFVEANQNIEGEHDDTDQAYYDLIVKKASALLSAVQLNMLKFALSLRAYSATVHSFQQISSNEPPPSGCSAFFSIHGEKTCDAENLAALLKTAPERPKPYLFKGDHKYPGSNPDAPVVILYAEFGKPDFQRLHQVLSSKVSEGLVTYVLRHYLANPSGKKVYLSGYGVELAIKSQEYKAKDDTQVQGAEVNATVIGENDPVDEVQGFLFGKLKTLYPELKEQLKELRKHLVESTNEMAPLKVWQMQDLSFQTAARILAAPTVDALNVMKDLSQNFPTKARSITKTVVNSEIRKEIGENQKFFKGTLGLQPGDSALFINGLHIDLDTQDIFSVFEVLRSEARVMEGLRSLLIETPYIHDILKLNVQPSDSDYAVDIRNPAISWINNLETDHKYSSWPYNVQELLRPTFPGVIRQIRKNFHNLVIILDPTQENAAELLSVAEMFYANNIPLRIGLVFVVSDEDDIDGMQDAGVALVRAYNYISDEVDSQSAFEAVISMFNRVPIGGQLSVGDVVKVLEKRFPYVEVSSILGADSSYDSNRKEGRAYYDQTGVGPLPVVMYNGIPYQREQLDPDELETVTMQKILETTTFYQRAVYLGELATDHDVVDFIMNQPNVVPRINPRVLSTSRTYLDLSDTNNYFVDDYARFSTLDTKEKSTAVANSMNYMTKKDDGYIRPVTFWVVGDFDKPSGRQLLYDAIRHMKTSNNVRLGMINNPSAGPSAETSRVARAIWAAMQTQSANNAKNFITKMAKEETATALQKGVDIGEFAVGGMDVTLFRSAYEGPKFDFLLSHAAYCRDVLKLKKGQRAVISNGRIIGPLEEEEVFNQDDFLLLESIILKTSGERIKSKVQQFGTEEDRASDLVMKVDALLSSQPKGEARVEYDFADDRYSAVKIRPKEGDVYFDVVAVVDPVTRDAQKLAPLLLVLKQLVNVNLRVFMNCQSKLSEMPLKSFYRYVLEPEVTFQSDSSFSPGPLAKFLDMPQSPLFTLNLNTPESWMVESVHTRYDLDNIYLQEVENIVAAEYELEHLLLEGHCFDVSSGQPPRGLQFTLGTASEPVIVDTIVMANLGYFQLKANPGAWILKLRKGRSDEIYKIYSHDGTDSPADSDDIIVVLNNFKSRIIKVKVQKKPDKFNEELLSDGTEENDTGFWKSLARGFTGGGKVEEPKQEKDDVINIFSVASGHLYERFLRIMMLSVLKNTKTPVKFWFLKNYLSPTFKEFIPHMAKEYGFQYELVQYKWPRWLHQQTEKQRIIWGYKILFLDVLFPLAVDKILFVDADQIVRTDLKELRDFDLEGAPYGYTPFCESRREMDGYRFWKSGYWASHLAGRKYHISALYVVDLKKFRKIAAGDRLRGQYQGLSQDPNSLSNLDQDLPNNMIHQVPIKSLPQEWLWCETWCDDSSKKSAKTIDLCNNPMTKEPKLQAAVRIVAEWTDYDQEIKRLQTRVHEGANHRTDQQGTDVHTEL; encoded by the exons ATGGATGCAGGAAGCTACGGAGCCGGCTTCG GTGTGGGCTTGAGGATGTGGCTTCTGTGGGTCCTGCTGCTGTCGCTGCTGTCTGCAGTATCTGGGGGTGCGGACTCTAAAGCTGTCACCACCACCCTGACAACCAAATGGGCTGATactcctctgctgctggaggccaG tgAGTTCCTGGCAGAGGAGAGTCAGGAGAAGTTCTGGGACTTTGTTGAGGCCAATCAAAACATAGAAGGAGAGCATGATG acacGGATCAGGCCTACTATGACCTGATAGTGAAGAAAGCCAGTGCCTTGCTTAGTGCCGTCCAGTTGAACATGCTGAAGTTCGCCCTCTCCCTGAGAGCCTACTCTGCAACAGTACACTCCTTCCAACAG atATCGTCCAATGAGCCTCCTCCGTCTGGCTGCTCAGCTTTTTTCAGCATTCATGGAGAGAAGACATGTGATGCCGAAAACTTAGCAGCACTGCTGAAAACTGCCCCTGAGAG GCCGAAGCCATACCTGTTCAAAGGCGACCACAAATACCCAGGATCAAACCCAGATGCTCCTGTTGTCATCCTCTATGCTGAGTTTGGAAAACCAGATTTCCAAAGGCTTCACCAAGTCCTATCATCCAAAGTCAGCGAAGGGCTGGTGACTTATGTGCTTCGCCATTACCTGGCT AATCCAAGTGGAAAGAAAGTGTATCTCTCTGGGTATGGAGTGGAGCTGGCCATCAAAAGCCAGGAGTACAAGGCAAAAGACGACACACAAGTCCAAg GGGCGGAGGTGAACGCTACAGTGATCGGAGAGAATGATCCAGTGGACGAGGTCCAGGGATTCCTTTTTGGCAAACTCAa GACACTCTACCCGGAGCTAAAAGAACAGCTGAAAGAGTTGAGGAAGCATTTAGTCGAAAGCACCAATGAAATGGCACCTCTGAAAGTTTGGCAAATGCAAG ATCTGAGTTTCCAGACAGCAGCTCGCATTCTTGCCGCTCCCACTGTTGATGCCCTCAATGTTATGAAAGACCTCAGTCAGAACTTCCCCACCAAAGCCAG GTCCATCACTAAAACAGTGGTCAACTCTGAGATCCGCAAAGAGATCGGCGAGAATCAGAAG tttTTCAAAGGGACTCTGGGCTTGCAGCCTGGGGATTCAGCCCTGTTCATCAATGGGCTACACATAGATCTGGATACACAAGACATCTTCAG TGTGTTTGAGGTGCTGCGCAGCGAGGCGAGGGTGATGGAGGGTCTGCGCTCCCTGCTCATCGAGACGCCCTACATCCACGACATCCTGAAACTCAACGTCCAGCCTTCGGACTCTGACTACGCCGTCGACATCCGCAACCCTGCCATCAGC tGGATTAACAACCTGGAGACAGACCACAAGTACAGTTCATGGCCCTACAATGTGCAGGAGCTGCTCAGACCGACCTTCCCTGGAGTCATCAGACAGATCCGCAAGAACTTTCACAATCTG gtcaTCATTCTGGACCCAACTCAGGAGaatgctgcagagctgctgagtGTTGCAGAGATGTTTTATGCTAACAACATCCCACTCAG GATCGGGTTGGTGTTTGTGGTGTCAGACGAAGATGATATAGATGGCATGCAGGATGCGGGTGTGGCGCTGGTCCGTGCCTACAACTACATCAGTGATGAAGTGGACAGCCAGAGTGCTTTTGAAGCTGTCATCTCG ATGTTTAACCGCGTGCCCATTGGTGGACAGCTAAGTGTTGGGGACGTGGTGAAGGTGCTGGAGAAGAGGTTCCCCTACGTGGAGGTCAGCAGCATCCTGGGGGCCGACTCCAGCTATGACAGCAACAGGAAG GAAGGCCGGGCGTACTATGATCAGACTGGAGTGGGCCCGTTGCCTGTGGTCATGTACAACGGCATCCCTTACCAGCGTGAACAGCTGGACCCGGATGAACTGGAGACAGTCACCATGCAAAAGATCCTGGAGACCACCACCTTCTACCAGAGAGCTGTCTACCTG GGTGAACTGGCCACAGATCATGACGTCGTGGACTTCATCATGAACCAGCCCAATGTTGTTCCTCGCATCAACCCCCGAGTCCTGTCCACCAGCAGAACATACCTGGACCTGTCTGACACCA ATAACTACTTTGTAGATGATTATGCTCGTTTCTCGACTCTGGACACCAAAGAGAAGAGCACCGCTGTGGCCAACAGCATGAACTACATGACTAAGAAAG ATGATGGCTACATCCGACCCGTGACCTTTTGGGTGGTCGGAGACTTTGACAAGCCCTCAGGACGACAGCTCCTTTATGATGCCATCAGACACATG AAAACCAGCAACAACGTCCGACTGGGGATGATCAACAACCCATCGGCCGGTCCGTCTGCCGAGACGAGCCGTGTGGCGCGAGCGATCTGGGCTGCCATGCAGACACAATCTGCCAACAATGCCAAGAACTTCATCACTAAGATGGCTAAAGAAGAGACCGCCACAGCCCTGCAGAAGGGTGTCGACATCGGAGAATTCGCCGTCGGG GGTATGGATGTGACATTGTTCAGGAGTGCGTATGAGGGTCCCAAATTTGACTTCCTGCTCTCCCACGCTGCCTACTGCCGAGATGTGCTCAAACTGaagaaaggacagagagcagTTATAAGCAACGGAAGA ATCATAGGccctctggaggaggaggaggtgtttaACCAGGATGACTTCCTGCTTTTGGAGAGCATCATCCTGAAGACGTCTGGAGAGCGAATCAAAAGCAAAGTCCAGCAGTTTGGAACTGAGGAGGACag GGCCAGCGACCTTGTGATGAAGGTGGatgctctgctctcctctcagcCAAAAGGAGAAGCCCGAGTAGAATATGACTTTGCAGATGACCGCTACAG TGCTGTGAAGATCCGTCCTAAGGAGGGAGACGTGTACTTTGACGTTGTTGCCGTAGTGGATCCAGTAACCAGGGACGCACAAAAACTCGCTCCCCTCCTACTG GTTCTGAAGCAGCTGGTAAACGTCAACCTGCGGGTTTTCATGAACTGCCAATCCAAACTGTCAGAAATGCCTCTCAAGAG TTTTTACCGTTACGTGTTGGAGCCAGAGGTGACGTTTCAGAGTGACAGCAGTTTCTCTCCCGGCCCCTTGGCCAAGTTCTTGGACATGCCTCAGTctcctctcttcaccttgaACCTCAACACTCCCGAGAGCTGGATGGTCGAGTCTGTGCACACCCGGTATGACCTGGACAACATCTACCTGCAGGAG GTGGAGAATATTGTAGCAGCAGAGTACGAACTGGAGCATCTTTTGTTGGAGGGCCACTGTTTTGACGTCAGCTCCGGCCAACCGCCACGTGGGCTCCAGTTCACCCTGGGAACCGCCTCCGAGCCGGTCATTGTGGACACCATCGTCATGGCAAACCTG GGTTACTTCCAGCTCAAGGCCAACCCAGGCGCCTGGATCCTGAAGCTGAGGAAAGGACGCTCTGATGAAATCTACAAGATTTACAG CCACGACGGCACAGACTCTCCAGCGGACTCGGACGACATTATAGTGGTGCTGAACAACTTCAAGAGCAGGATCATTAAAGTCAAG GTCCAGAAGAAACCAGACAAGTTCAACGAGGAGCTGCTGAGTGACGGGACCGAGGAAAATGACACTGGCTTCTGGAAATCTCTGGCCAG AGGGTTTACAGGTGGAGGAAAGGTGGAGGAGCCAAAGCAGGAGAAAGACGACGTGATCAACATCTTCTCTGTGGCCTCGGGGCATCTGTACGAGAGGTTCCTCAG gaTTATGATGCTGTCAGTTCTGAAGAACACCAAAACTCCTGTCAAGTTCTGGTTCCTCAAGAACTACCTGTCCCCAACTTTCAAG GAGTTCATCCCCCACATGGCAAAGGAATACGGTTTCCAGTACGAGCTGGTCCAGTACAAGTGGCCTCGCTGGTTACACCAACAGACCGAGAAGCAGAGGATCATCTGGGGCTACAAGATCCTGTTCCTGGACGTGCTGTTTCCTCTCGCTGTCGACAAGATCCTGTTTGTGGACGCTGACCAG ATCGTGCGGACAGATCTGAAGGAGCTGCGTGACTTCGACCTGGAAGGAGCTCCGTACGGCTACACCCCGTTCTGCGAGAGCCGGAGGGAGATGGACGGCTATCGCTTCTGGAAGTCCGGCTACTGGGCGAGCCACCTCGCTGGACGCAAATATCACATTAG